One stretch of Rhinatrema bivittatum chromosome 8, aRhiBiv1.1, whole genome shotgun sequence DNA includes these proteins:
- the CREB3L3 gene encoding cyclic AMP-responsive element-binding protein 3-like protein 3 isoform X3, which produces MALATEKVTSGCQLGGMDNLELLDLLFDHHDGILRHEDFSRAPFHNHWPPTGQNLVHSPECEDFLCSFLTSGDSVPDSPLWSPGASDSGISEDPHSDQLDSPQHCMATSSPGYCEDGQIESLYASFQEDCQAMSTLKVPGMEREAEISIDLDIWAPSFYQEDGCKLPAPAQTVGSCTLTVKDLLLSSSCDMQQQQQLPKLQNLGQGHCQELVLTEDEKKLLTKEGVTLPTQLPLSKYEERILKKIRRKIRNKQSAQESRKKKKEYIDGLESRMSACTTQNHELHRKVLQLEKQNSSLLEQLKKLQSLVLQSTNKPAQTGTCIVVVLLSFALIILPSISPFARDKATGEGDFVPVRVFSRSLHDVGSSRVFHALGNDKEEAQKETVWTEYSEEGQTSKLEALRKYLASHVLSPGAVAGENLSNRTDRYKEDDSSDLGRVKRDDPVAGQATVSVSWTDSSQVILEQADEL; this is translated from the exons GTGACCTCTGGTTGCCAGCTGGGAGGGATGGACAATTTGGAGCTGCTGGACCTCCTGTTTGACCACCACGATGGCATCCTGAGGCACGAGGACTTCAGCAGAGCTCCTTTCCACAACCATTGGCCACCTACAGGGCAAAAC CTGGTGCACTCTCCAGAGTGTGAAGATTTTCTCTGCTCTTTTCTGACGTCTGGGGACTCGGTCCCAGATTCTCCCTTGTGGTCTCCTGGAGCCAGTGATAGCGGCATCTCCGAAGACCCCCATTCAGACCAGCTTGACAGCCCCCAGCACTGCATGGCCACCAGCAGTCCAGGGTATTGCGAGGATGGGCAAATTGAGTCCCTGTATGCTTCTTTCCAGGAGGACTGCCAAGCTATGTCCACCCTGAAGGTGCCAGGAATGGAGCGAGAGGCAGAGATCTCCATTGACCTGG ACATATGGGCGCCCAGCTTTTACCAAGAGGACGGCTGCAAACTGCCAGCTCCCGCCCAGACTGTGGGATCGTGCACACTGACTGTGAAAGACCTGCTCCTGTCCAGCAGCTGCGACATG cagcagcagcagcagttaccGAAGCTGCAGAACCTGGGCCAGGGGCACTGCCAGGAGCTGGTACTGACGGAAGATGAGAAGAAGCTGCTGACCAAGGAGGGGGTCACTCTGCCCACCCAGCTCCCTCTTTCCAAG TACGAGGAGAGAATTCTGAAAAAGATTCGAAGGAAGATCAGGAATAAGCAGTCGGCCCAGGAGAGccggaagaagaaaaaagaatacATCGATGGCCTGGAGTCTCG GATGTCAGCCTGCACGACTCAGAACCACGAACTGCACAGGAAGGTGCTGCAGCTCGAGAAGCAGAACTC GTCCCTCCTGGAGCAGCTGAAAAAACTCCAGAGCCTTGTTTTACAGTCAACCAACAAACCAGCACAGACAGGGACCTGCATTGTG GTCGTGCTGCTTTCCTTTGCTCTGATAATTCTCCCTTCCATTAGTCCCTTTGCCCGGGATAAAGCTACAGGAGAAGGCGACTTTGTGCCTGTCCGAG TTTTTTCTAGGTCTCTCCATGATGTCGGCTCCTCCAGGGTCTTCCATGCCTTGGGAAATGACAAAGAAGAGGCACAGAAGGAGACAGTATGGACTGAATACTCCGAGGAGGGACAGACCAGTAAGCTGGAAGCCCTCCGGAAGTACCTAGCTAGTCACGTGCTCTCCCCCGGGGCTGTGGCAGGTGAGAATCTCAGCAACAGAACAGACAGGTACAAAGAAGATGACTCCTCAGACCTGGGAAGGGTCAAGCGCGATGACCCCGTTGCTGGCCAAGCCACGGTATCTGTGAGCTGGACAGATTCCAGCCAGGTGATCCTGGAGCAAGCGGATGAACTGTGA
- the CREB3L3 gene encoding cyclic AMP-responsive element-binding protein 3-like protein 3 isoform X2, which produces MALATEKVTSGCQLGGMDNLELLDLLFDHHDGILRHEDFSRAPFHNHWPPTGQNVSDHKLVHSPECEDFLCSFLTSGDSVPDSPLWSPGASDSGISEDPHSDQLDSPQHCMATSSPGYCEDGQIESLYASFQEDCQAMSTLKVPGMEREAEISIDLDIWAPSFYQEDGCKLPAPAQTVGSCTLTVKDLLLSSSCDMQQQQLPKLQNLGQGHCQELVLTEDEKKLLTKEGVTLPTQLPLSKYEERILKKIRRKIRNKQSAQESRKKKKEYIDGLESRMSACTTQNHELHRKVLQLEKQNSSLLEQLKKLQSLVLQSTNKPAQTGTCIVVVLLSFALIILPSISPFARDKATGEGDFVPVRVFSRSLHDVGSSRVFHALGNDKEEAQKETVWTEYSEEGQTSKLEALRKYLASHVLSPGAVAGENLSNRTDRYKEDDSSDLGRVKRDDPVAGQATVSVSWTDSSQVILEQADEL; this is translated from the exons GTGACCTCTGGTTGCCAGCTGGGAGGGATGGACAATTTGGAGCTGCTGGACCTCCTGTTTGACCACCACGATGGCATCCTGAGGCACGAGGACTTCAGCAGAGCTCCTTTCCACAACCATTGGCCACCTACAGGGCAAAACGTGAGTGACCACAAG CTGGTGCACTCTCCAGAGTGTGAAGATTTTCTCTGCTCTTTTCTGACGTCTGGGGACTCGGTCCCAGATTCTCCCTTGTGGTCTCCTGGAGCCAGTGATAGCGGCATCTCCGAAGACCCCCATTCAGACCAGCTTGACAGCCCCCAGCACTGCATGGCCACCAGCAGTCCAGGGTATTGCGAGGATGGGCAAATTGAGTCCCTGTATGCTTCTTTCCAGGAGGACTGCCAAGCTATGTCCACCCTGAAGGTGCCAGGAATGGAGCGAGAGGCAGAGATCTCCATTGACCTGG ACATATGGGCGCCCAGCTTTTACCAAGAGGACGGCTGCAAACTGCCAGCTCCCGCCCAGACTGTGGGATCGTGCACACTGACTGTGAAAGACCTGCTCCTGTCCAGCAGCTGCGACATG cagcagcagcagttaccGAAGCTGCAGAACCTGGGCCAGGGGCACTGCCAGGAGCTGGTACTGACGGAAGATGAGAAGAAGCTGCTGACCAAGGAGGGGGTCACTCTGCCCACCCAGCTCCCTCTTTCCAAG TACGAGGAGAGAATTCTGAAAAAGATTCGAAGGAAGATCAGGAATAAGCAGTCGGCCCAGGAGAGccggaagaagaaaaaagaatacATCGATGGCCTGGAGTCTCG GATGTCAGCCTGCACGACTCAGAACCACGAACTGCACAGGAAGGTGCTGCAGCTCGAGAAGCAGAACTC GTCCCTCCTGGAGCAGCTGAAAAAACTCCAGAGCCTTGTTTTACAGTCAACCAACAAACCAGCACAGACAGGGACCTGCATTGTG GTCGTGCTGCTTTCCTTTGCTCTGATAATTCTCCCTTCCATTAGTCCCTTTGCCCGGGATAAAGCTACAGGAGAAGGCGACTTTGTGCCTGTCCGAG TTTTTTCTAGGTCTCTCCATGATGTCGGCTCCTCCAGGGTCTTCCATGCCTTGGGAAATGACAAAGAAGAGGCACAGAAGGAGACAGTATGGACTGAATACTCCGAGGAGGGACAGACCAGTAAGCTGGAAGCCCTCCGGAAGTACCTAGCTAGTCACGTGCTCTCCCCCGGGGCTGTGGCAGGTGAGAATCTCAGCAACAGAACAGACAGGTACAAAGAAGATGACTCCTCAGACCTGGGAAGGGTCAAGCGCGATGACCCCGTTGCTGGCCAAGCCACGGTATCTGTGAGCTGGACAGATTCCAGCCAGGTGATCCTGGAGCAAGCGGATGAACTGTGA
- the CREB3L3 gene encoding cyclic AMP-responsive element-binding protein 3-like protein 3 isoform X1 — MALATEKVTSGCQLGGMDNLELLDLLFDHHDGILRHEDFSRAPFHNHWPPTGQNVSDHKLVHSPECEDFLCSFLTSGDSVPDSPLWSPGASDSGISEDPHSDQLDSPQHCMATSSPGYCEDGQIESLYASFQEDCQAMSTLKVPGMEREAEISIDLDIWAPSFYQEDGCKLPAPAQTVGSCTLTVKDLLLSSSCDMQQQQQLPKLQNLGQGHCQELVLTEDEKKLLTKEGVTLPTQLPLSKYEERILKKIRRKIRNKQSAQESRKKKKEYIDGLESRMSACTTQNHELHRKVLQLEKQNSSLLEQLKKLQSLVLQSTNKPAQTGTCIVVVLLSFALIILPSISPFARDKATGEGDFVPVRVFSRSLHDVGSSRVFHALGNDKEEAQKETVWTEYSEEGQTSKLEALRKYLASHVLSPGAVAGENLSNRTDRYKEDDSSDLGRVKRDDPVAGQATVSVSWTDSSQVILEQADEL; from the exons GTGACCTCTGGTTGCCAGCTGGGAGGGATGGACAATTTGGAGCTGCTGGACCTCCTGTTTGACCACCACGATGGCATCCTGAGGCACGAGGACTTCAGCAGAGCTCCTTTCCACAACCATTGGCCACCTACAGGGCAAAACGTGAGTGACCACAAG CTGGTGCACTCTCCAGAGTGTGAAGATTTTCTCTGCTCTTTTCTGACGTCTGGGGACTCGGTCCCAGATTCTCCCTTGTGGTCTCCTGGAGCCAGTGATAGCGGCATCTCCGAAGACCCCCATTCAGACCAGCTTGACAGCCCCCAGCACTGCATGGCCACCAGCAGTCCAGGGTATTGCGAGGATGGGCAAATTGAGTCCCTGTATGCTTCTTTCCAGGAGGACTGCCAAGCTATGTCCACCCTGAAGGTGCCAGGAATGGAGCGAGAGGCAGAGATCTCCATTGACCTGG ACATATGGGCGCCCAGCTTTTACCAAGAGGACGGCTGCAAACTGCCAGCTCCCGCCCAGACTGTGGGATCGTGCACACTGACTGTGAAAGACCTGCTCCTGTCCAGCAGCTGCGACATG cagcagcagcagcagttaccGAAGCTGCAGAACCTGGGCCAGGGGCACTGCCAGGAGCTGGTACTGACGGAAGATGAGAAGAAGCTGCTGACCAAGGAGGGGGTCACTCTGCCCACCCAGCTCCCTCTTTCCAAG TACGAGGAGAGAATTCTGAAAAAGATTCGAAGGAAGATCAGGAATAAGCAGTCGGCCCAGGAGAGccggaagaagaaaaaagaatacATCGATGGCCTGGAGTCTCG GATGTCAGCCTGCACGACTCAGAACCACGAACTGCACAGGAAGGTGCTGCAGCTCGAGAAGCAGAACTC GTCCCTCCTGGAGCAGCTGAAAAAACTCCAGAGCCTTGTTTTACAGTCAACCAACAAACCAGCACAGACAGGGACCTGCATTGTG GTCGTGCTGCTTTCCTTTGCTCTGATAATTCTCCCTTCCATTAGTCCCTTTGCCCGGGATAAAGCTACAGGAGAAGGCGACTTTGTGCCTGTCCGAG TTTTTTCTAGGTCTCTCCATGATGTCGGCTCCTCCAGGGTCTTCCATGCCTTGGGAAATGACAAAGAAGAGGCACAGAAGGAGACAGTATGGACTGAATACTCCGAGGAGGGACAGACCAGTAAGCTGGAAGCCCTCCGGAAGTACCTAGCTAGTCACGTGCTCTCCCCCGGGGCTGTGGCAGGTGAGAATCTCAGCAACAGAACAGACAGGTACAAAGAAGATGACTCCTCAGACCTGGGAAGGGTCAAGCGCGATGACCCCGTTGCTGGCCAAGCCACGGTATCTGTGAGCTGGACAGATTCCAGCCAGGTGATCCTGGAGCAAGCGGATGAACTGTGA